The DNA window TTATATGAGTACAAAAGCTAACAAGCTTCTATTCTTTAATAAATAAATGGATTAAATATTTAATACTTTCGCTTtatcttttgaaaataaaattgaaacaccccttaaaattttagaatttatgtttttttctttaaGTATACAAATTACTttctgtaatatttttttatttaaccttAAATTCAATGTTTAATTTGTATACTGAGgaagaattcaaaaaaaaaatatatatatatatatatatatatatatatatatatatatatatatatatatatatatatatatatatatatatatatatatatatatatttacaggAACTTAATCCAAAAAATCACCTAATAAATCACtagtatttttttcaaaaaaaattattattattattatttgagaaaataaatcatcaatatttcattcttttaaatattttttgacttattcacttttaaaagataaaatctGGATAgttaaactattaaaaaaataaatattgatcATTTAAAAATAGGTGTGTACATGTCATGAGATTATCTAACAAAATTTAAGTATTtagattaaaatatattatatttatatatgcatTCTAAAAATAATTCATGTTTTCCAATGATATTTTAAATAGaagtatattaataaataaagggtcatgctaacatgtacCCTTAAGAtcactataattagaaaaaataagtgtaatgaagtcatatttaaattttcaaaaaattaaatgCACACATTTTAAGAGAATATTTCTATAACTaatttattaatttgtgcctttaGGGTACACGTTAGTTTTtccttaaataaattattaatacttgttaaaatttgaaaataattttgggaaatgctaacgagtgccccaatGGCACTTGGTAAGAATTTAAAACGGAAAGCAATACTtatatttaatgttttaaaaatggaaataactgacttttttaaataataacaaagtttgttttattaaaattgCTTGTATTCAATGTAGTGGATATTGaaataaatcatttatttaaggaattttttctttatatggaatgcttaaagagtgtccctggggcactcgttagcatgacccaataattttataaatataatagaaGTTTAAAAAAATGATGTTATAATTAAGGCGAAAGTAATATGacataattaaacaaattaaataacCCATGATGCATTTTACCTTTATTAATGAGTCTAAATGGTGTGGAAGCATTCTTTTTTTCTGCCTTATTATTATGACTAACATTGAAAATTCAACCAACTAAtaaatattagtatttattttctttcaagaGAACGTGTCAAGTTCCCCCATTAAAGAAAAGTTCTATAAATACACATGGAAACTAGCTATAATCCATATTCCAACAAATATTATTCCTCCTTCCTAGTACAGTACCATATTTCCAATAGTCTTGTTGTGCTTGAGTCATCATTCATGGCCCTTAACATTAGCTTGAGATGTTTGGTAACAATTGGCCTTGTATTTTTTGTTGCTGTTCAAGGAACTCTTGGTAAGTAACTTCATTTCTCaactttatatatttttaagaaaatgaattctgatattaattaattaattaataatattgcaGGAGTCATAGAATGTGAGAATTTGAATGAAGACAAATGTGCATTTGCGGTATCATATGCAGGAAAACGCTGTGTGCTTGAGAAGCATGTGAAGAGAAATGGTTTAGAAAAATATACATGTAAGACATCAGAGATTGAAGCTGATAAATTGAAAGATCATATTGAAAGTGATGAATGTATTAAATCTTGTGGTTTGGAGAGAAAATCATTTGGAATTTCATCTGATTCTCTTGTTGAATCAAGTTTCACACAGAATCTTTGTTCTCCTGAGTGTTACAAAACTTGTCCGAATATTGTTGATCTATACTTCAACCTTGCTGCTGGTGAAGGTGTGTTTCTTCCCAACTTATGTCAAGCTCAAGCTGGTCGTAGACAAATGGCTGAGATCAAAAGCTCTGGCATTGTTGCACCTCCACCTTTTCACTCTCTCCAATTCTTTGCTACTTC is part of the Vicia villosa cultivar HV-30 ecotype Madison, WI linkage group LG2, Vvil1.0, whole genome shotgun sequence genome and encodes:
- the LOC131647565 gene encoding uncharacterized protein LOC131647565 is translated as METSYNPYSNKYYSSFLVQYHISNSLVVLESSFMALNISLRCLVTIGLVFFVAVQGTLGVIECENLNEDKCAFAVSYAGKRCVLEKHVKRNGLEKYTCKTSEIEADKLKDHIESDECIKSCGLERKSFGISSDSLVESSFTQNLCSPECYKTCPNIVDLYFNLAAGEGVFLPNLCQAQAGRRQMAEIKSSGIVAPPPFHSLQFFATSPQSSPEDIKLAASAPALSPFH